The proteins below are encoded in one region of Aquisphaera giovannonii:
- a CDS encoding AAA family ATPase — MSRSADGVEAAASTILGSLERREPAPRLVAIVGIPGSGKSTVAGALAAMVPGAVVVPMDGYHLPRSALTADGLARRGAPDTFDPDALRADLARLKAHGDGLFPAFDHAVKDPEPDAIVVPASSPLVIVEGLYLLLRSWRMADLFDFTVVLDCDLETAVDRVAARHLAVGLEDTPEAAYRRADTNDRRNAGVVLADDCASRADLVVPSGG; from the coding sequence ATGAGCAGGAGTGCCGATGGCGTGGAGGCGGCCGCCTCGACGATCCTCGGATCGTTGGAACGTCGCGAGCCCGCGCCCCGCCTCGTCGCGATCGTGGGCATCCCGGGCTCCGGCAAGAGCACGGTCGCCGGTGCCCTCGCGGCCATGGTCCCCGGCGCCGTGGTCGTCCCGATGGACGGCTACCACCTCCCCCGCTCCGCGCTGACGGCCGACGGCCTGGCCCGCCGCGGCGCGCCGGATACGTTCGACCCGGACGCCCTGCGGGCCGACCTGGCGCGCCTGAAGGCGCACGGCGACGGCCTCTTCCCGGCCTTCGACCACGCCGTCAAGGACCCGGAGCCGGACGCGATCGTCGTGCCCGCCTCCTCGCCGCTGGTGATCGTCGAGGGCCTGTACCTGCTCCTCCGCTCCTGGCGGATGGCCGACCTCTTCGACTTCACGGTCGTCCTGGATTGCGACCTGGAGACCGCCGTGGATCGCGTCGCCGCGCGGCACCTCGCCGTCGGCCTGGAGGACACGCCCGAGGCCGCCTACCGCCGCGCCGACACCAACGACCGCCGCAACGCCGGCGTCGTCCTGGCCGACGACTGCGCCAGCCGGGCGGACCTGGTGGTGCCGTCGGGGGGATGA